The proteins below come from a single Fusobacterium nucleatum genomic window:
- a CDS encoding aminotransferase class I/II-fold pyridoxal phosphate-dependent enzyme, translating to MQKEKIIQELEELKNDNRFRTIKTNDKSLYNFSSNDYLGLAHDKDLLQKFYQNYSFDNYKLSSSSSRLIDGSYLTVMRLEKKVEEIYGKPCLVFNSGFDANSSVIETFFDKKSLIITDRLNHASIYEGCINSRAKILRYKHLDVSALEKLLKKYSEDYDDILVVTETVYSMDGDCCDIKKICDLKDEYKFNLMVDEAHSYGVYGYGIAYNEKLIDKIDFLVIPLGKAGASVGAYVICDEVYKNYLINKSKKFIYSTALPPVNNLWNLFILENMINFQNRIEKFQELVTFSLSTLKKLNLKTKSTSHIISIIIGDNLNTVNLSNNLKELGYLAYAIKEPTVPKDTARLRISLTADMKKEDIETFFKTLKAEMKKIGVI from the coding sequence ATGCAAAAAGAAAAAATTATACAAGAATTAGAAGAATTAAAAAATGACAATAGATTTAGAACTATAAAGACTAATGATAAAAGTCTTTATAATTTTTCTTCTAATGATTATTTAGGTTTAGCACATGACAAAGATTTATTACAAAAATTTTATCAAAATTACAGTTTTGATAATTACAAACTATCTTCATCTTCATCAAGATTAATTGATGGTTCATATTTAACAGTTATGAGATTAGAAAAAAAGGTTGAGGAAATTTATGGAAAGCCTTGCCTTGTTTTTAATTCGGGTTTTGATGCTAATTCATCAGTAATAGAAACTTTTTTTGATAAAAAATCTTTAATAATAACTGATAGATTAAATCATGCAAGTATCTATGAAGGTTGTATCAATTCAAGAGCTAAAATTTTAAGATATAAGCATTTAGATGTAAGTGCTTTGGAAAAATTATTAAAAAAATATTCCGAGGATTATGATGATATATTGGTTGTAACAGAAACAGTATATAGTATGGACGGAGATTGTTGTGATATAAAGAAAATCTGTGATTTAAAAGATGAATATAAGTTTAATTTAATGGTAGATGAGGCACATTCTTATGGTGTTTATGGCTATGGTATAGCCTACAATGAAAAATTAATTGATAAAATAGATTTTTTAGTTATTCCATTGGGTAAGGCAGGAGCTTCTGTTGGTGCTTATGTTATCTGTGATGAAGTCTATAAGAATTATTTAATAAATAAAAGTAAGAAATTTATTTATTCAACAGCACTTCCACCAGTTAATAATCTATGGAATTTATTTATTTTAGAAAATATGATAAATTTTCAAAATAGAATAGAAAAATTTCAAGAATTAGTTACTTTTTCTTTGAGTACATTGAAAAAGCTGAATTTAAAAACTAAGTCAACAAGCCATATTATAAGTATTATTATTGGAGATAATCTAAATACAGTCAATCTTTCCAATAATTTGAAAGAACTTGGCTATTTAGCCTACGCAATAAAAGAGCCAACAGTTCCAAAAGATACAGCAAGACTTAGAATAAGTTTAACAGCTGATATGAAAAAAGAAGATATAGAAACATTTTTCAAGACTTTAAAAGCCGAAATGAAAAAAATAGGTGTGATATAG
- the glgD gene encoding glucose-1-phosphate adenylyltransferase subunit GlgD, whose protein sequence is MIRNYMAIIYLAENKENISPLTKVRALASIPVGGSYRIIDFSLSNVVNAGIRNVGLFCGNEELNSLTDHIGMGAEWDLARKKDGIFIFKQMLDTNFSLNQSRIRKNMEYFFRSTQKNIVVLNAHMVYNLDIADLIEKHEASEKEITMVYKKVKNANEHFNHCSSVKIDENNRVIGIGQNLFFKEEENISLDAFVLSKELMLKLLVDSIQEGKYNILSEIIARNLPSLNINAYEFKGYLQCINSTREYFDFNMNLLNQEIRDDVFGLKSGRKILTKVKDSPSTFFKETADVENSLVSNGCIIEGTVKNSILSRGAIIEKDVVLEECVILQDCHIKKGAHLKNVIVDKNNIIHENEKLSASREYPLVIEKSMKWNTKQYQDLMDYIRNK, encoded by the coding sequence ATGATTAGAAATTATATGGCAATAATTTATTTAGCTGAAAATAAAGAAAATATCAGTCCTTTAACAAAAGTTAGAGCCTTGGCATCTATTCCTGTTGGAGGTTCATATAGAATTATAGATTTTTCTTTGTCCAATGTTGTCAATGCAGGAATTAGAAATGTAGGATTATTTTGTGGTAATGAAGAATTAAACTCTTTGACAGATCATATAGGTATGGGTGCTGAATGGGATTTAGCAAGAAAAAAAGATGGTATATTTATTTTTAAACAAATGTTAGATACTAATTTTTCTTTAAATCAATCAAGAATTAGAAAAAATATGGAATATTTTTTTAGAAGTACACAAAAAAATATAGTTGTGTTAAATGCTCATATGGTATATAATTTGGATATTGCTGATTTAATTGAAAAGCATGAAGCTTCTGAAAAAGAAATAACTATGGTTTATAAAAAAGTAAAAAATGCTAATGAGCATTTCAACCACTGTTCTTCTGTAAAAATTGATGAAAATAATCGTGTTATAGGAATAGGACAAAATTTATTCTTTAAAGAAGAAGAAAATATTTCTTTAGATGCTTTTGTTTTGAGTAAAGAATTAATGCTAAAATTATTAGTTGATAGTATACAAGAAGGAAAATATAATATATTATCAGAAATAATTGCTAGAAATTTACCATCTCTAAATATAAATGCTTATGAATTTAAAGGTTATTTACAATGTATAAATTCCACAAGAGAATATTTTGATTTTAATATGAATTTATTAAATCAAGAAATAAGGGATGATGTTTTTGGATTAAAAAGTGGTAGGAAGATTCTTACAAAAGTAAAAGATTCTCCATCAACTTTTTTTAAAGAAACAGCAGATGTTGAAAATTCGTTAGTCTCAAATGGTTGTATTATTGAAGGAACAGTTAAAAATAGTATCCTGTCAAGAGGAGCTATAATAGAAAAAGATGTAGTTTTAGAAGAATGTGTGATTTTGCAAGATTGCCATATTAAAAAAGGTGCACATTTAAAAAATGTTATTGTAGATAAAAATAATATAATTCATGAAAATGAAAAACTTTCAGCTTCAAGAGAATATCCATTGGTTATAGAAAAAAGTATGAAATGGAATACAAAACAATATCAGGATTTAATGGATTATATAAGGAATAAATAA
- the bioC gene encoding malonyl-ACP O-methyltransferase BioC, protein MNFNKHYNVYEKYSLAQKQVAKNLLDYMGKSNIFDTKINSIFEIGCGTGIFTKEYRKYFLHSDLILNDIFDVREFIKDIDYNIFIQENIEELDIPKSDLVVSSSVFQWIKDKDSLIRNIAENTDNLCFSSYVSGNLIEIKNHFDISLDYLNIEEFKEILKKYFSSVKSYSETIKLDFEAPMSVLKHLKYTGVTGFQRTSISKIKTFKDNILTYEVAYFICQK, encoded by the coding sequence ATGAATTTTAATAAACATTACAATGTATATGAAAAATATTCATTGGCACAAAAACAGGTTGCTAAAAATCTGTTAGACTATATGGGAAAATCTAATATTTTTGATACTAAAATTAATTCTATTTTTGAGATAGGTTGTGGAACAGGTATTTTTACAAAAGAATATAGAAAATATTTTCTTCATTCTGATTTAATTTTAAATGATATATTTGATGTGAGAGAATTTATAAAAGATATAGATTACAACATATTTATACAAGAAAATATTGAAGAATTAGATATTCCTAAAAGTGATTTAGTTGTCTCTAGTTCTGTTTTTCAGTGGATAAAAGATAAAGATAGTCTTATAAGAAATATAGCAGAAAATACTGATAATTTATGTTTTTCTAGCTATGTTTCTGGAAATTTAATAGAGATTAAAAATCATTTTGATATTTCATTGGATTACTTAAATATTGAAGAATTTAAAGAAATTTTAAAAAAGTATTTTTCTTCTGTTAAATCTTATAGTGAAACTATTAAACTTGATTTTGAAGCTCCTATGTCAGTTTTAAAGCATTTAAAATATACAGGAGTTACTGGATTTCAAAGAACTTCTATTTCTAAGATAAAGACTTTTAAAGACAATATTTTAACTTATGAGGTTGCCTATTTTATATGTCAGAAATAA
- a CDS encoding alpha/beta hydrolase, protein MKNAVIYIHGKYGTAEEAEYYKKFFKESDVIAFEYTSDYPWNFKKEFSTFFDDICTKYKKISIIANSIGAYFIMISLSNKDIEKAFFISPIVDMEKLIIDMILSENITEEELYKKKEIKTSFGETLSWDYLTFARKNPIEWNIPTYILYGKKDNMTSYEIILNFTNKSKANLTVMENGEHWFHTEEQMKFLDNWIRRLT, encoded by the coding sequence GTGAAAAATGCAGTAATTTATATACATGGAAAATATGGGACAGCAGAGGAAGCTGAATATTATAAAAAATTTTTTAAAGAATCAGATGTTATAGCCTTTGAATATACTTCTGATTATCCTTGGAATTTTAAAAAGGAATTTTCTACTTTCTTTGATGACATTTGTACAAAATATAAAAAAATATCAATAATTGCAAATAGTATAGGAGCATATTTTATTATGATTTCATTAAGCAATAAAGATATTGAAAAAGCATTTTTTATTTCCCCTATTGTAGATATGGAAAAACTAATTATTGATATGATACTTTCAGAAAATATAACAGAAGAAGAATTATATAAAAAGAAAGAAATTAAAACATCATTTGGAGAAACATTATCTTGGGATTATCTTACTTTTGCAAGAAAAAATCCTATTGAATGGAATATTCCAACATATATTTTATATGGTAAAAAAGATAATATGACTTCTTATGAAATAATATTAAATTTTACAAATAAATCAAAAGCTAACTTAACTGTAATGGAAAATGGAGAACATTGGTTTCATACAGAAGAACAAATGAAATTTTTAGATAACTGGATAAGAAGATTAACTTAA
- a CDS encoding pimeloyl-ACP methyl esterase BioG family protein, protein MSKIYFFNGWGMDKNLLNPVKNSTEYNIKVINFPYDIDKNFIDMNDIFMGYSFGVYYLNKFLSENKDLKYKKAVGINGLPETIGKFGINEKMFNITLNTLNEENLEKFLINMDIDDSFCKSNKSFDEIKSELQFFKDNYKIIDNHIDFYYIGKNDRIIPANRLEKYCQNHNLAYKFLECGHYPFSYFKDFKDILDI, encoded by the coding sequence ATGTCTAAAATATATTTTTTTAATGGTTGGGGAATGGATAAAAACCTTTTAAATCCAGTTAAAAATTCAACTGAATACAATATAAAAGTTATAAATTTTCCTTACGATATAGATAAAAATTTTATTGATATGAATGATATTTTTATGGGCTATTCTTTTGGTGTATATTATTTGAATAAGTTTTTATCAGAAAATAAAGATTTAAAATATAAGAAAGCTGTTGGAATTAATGGACTTCCAGAAACAATTGGGAAGTTTGGGATAAATGAAAAGATGTTTAATATAACTCTTAATACATTAAATGAAGAAAATTTAGAAAAATTTTTGATAAATATGGATATAGATGATAGTTTTTGTAAATCAAATAAATCTTTTGATGAGATAAAAAGTGAGTTACAGTTCTTTAAAGATAACTATAAAATAATTGATAATCATATTGATTTTTATTATATAGGAAAAAATGATAGAATAATCCCAGCTAATAGATTAGAAAAATATTGTCAAAATCATAATTTAGCTTATAAATTTTTAGAATGTGGACACTATCCTTTTTCGTATTTTAAGGACTTTAAAGATATTTTAGACATATAG
- a CDS encoding DUF4037 domain-containing protein, which translates to MNLDDLNKQREKYQIEGNILKEIEILREILVETEKEYGLESDEYVKALNELGGTLKYVGYYDEAENNLKKSLEIIKKKYGDNNLAYATTLLNLTEVYRFAQKFNLLEENYKKIVKIYQDNSADNSFSYAGLCNNFGLYYQNIGDMKSAYDLHLKSLDILKNYDSEEYLLEYAVTLSNLFNPSYQLGMKKKAVEYLNKAIDIFEKNVGTEHPLYSASLNNMAIYYYNEGKLNRAIEFFKRAAEISKKTMGVDSDNYKNILSNIKFIKEELTKSRSNTKLKNTKNSFDEKNNITNSTDLKNIKGLELSKRYFYDIVLPEFEKTLFDILPLCAFGLVGEGSECYGYDDELSKDHDFGPSVCIWLRKDDYLKYKDRINEALKNLPKTYLGFQELKESEWGYNRRGLLNIEDFYFKFIGSANSPQTINDWQKIPENALATVTNGEVFLDNLGEFTKIREQLLNYYPEAIRQNKIATRLMNISQHGQYNYVRCLRRNDLVAANQCLYLFVDEVIHLVFLLNRRYKIFYKWANRALLDLKILGNEIHKLLEDMVFAQNKIPYVRKICKVLADELRNQKLTDCKSEFLGDLGVDIQKNINDKFFKNYSPWLD; encoded by the coding sequence ATGAATTTAGATGACTTAAATAAACAAAGAGAAAAATATCAGATAGAGGGAAATATTTTAAAAGAGATTGAAATTTTAAGAGAAATTTTAGTTGAAACTGAGAAAGAATATGGTTTAGAAAGTGATGAATATGTTAAAGCTTTAAATGAATTAGGTGGAACTTTAAAATATGTTGGTTACTATGATGAGGCAGAAAATAATTTAAAAAAGTCTTTAGAAATTATAAAAAAGAAATATGGAGATAATAACCTTGCCTATGCTACCACTCTTTTAAATCTAACTGAGGTATATAGATTTGCACAAAAATTTAATTTACTTGAAGAAAACTACAAAAAAATAGTAAAAATTTATCAGGATAATTCAGCTGATAATAGTTTTTCTTATGCAGGCTTATGTAACAATTTTGGCTTATATTATCAAAATATTGGGGATATGAAGTCTGCTTATGATCTACATTTAAAAAGTTTAGATATTTTAAAAAATTATGATAGTGAAGAATATCTTCTTGAATATGCTGTGACACTGAGTAATTTATTTAATCCTTCTTATCAACTTGGAATGAAAAAGAAAGCAGTTGAATATCTAAATAAAGCTATTGATATTTTTGAAAAGAATGTAGGAACTGAACATCCTCTTTATTCAGCTTCCTTAAATAATATGGCCATATATTATTATAATGAAGGAAAGTTAAATAGAGCAATAGAATTTTTTAAAAGAGCTGCTGAAATTTCTAAAAAAACTATGGGAGTAGATAGTGATAACTATAAAAATATTTTAAGTAATATTAAGTTTATAAAAGAAGAATTAACAAAAAGTAGAAGTAATACTAAGCTTAAAAATACTAAGAATAGTTTTGATGAGAAAAATAATATAACAAATTCAACAGATTTAAAAAATATTAAAGGTTTAGAACTATCTAAAAGATATTTTTATGATATAGTTCTACCAGAATTTGAAAAGACTTTATTTGATATACTTCCCTTGTGTGCTTTTGGCTTAGTTGGAGAAGGCTCAGAATGTTATGGCTATGATGATGAATTATCAAAAGATCACGATTTTGGACCATCAGTTTGTATATGGTTAAGAAAAGATGATTATTTAAAATATAAAGATAGAATAAATGAAGCTTTGAAAAATTTACCTAAAACTTACTTAGGTTTTCAAGAGCTAAAAGAAAGTGAATGGGGCTATAATAGGCGTGGACTTTTAAATATAGAGGACTTCTATTTTAAGTTTATTGGTTCTGCTAATTCTCCTCAAACTATAAATGATTGGCAGAAAATTCCAGAAAATGCTTTGGCAACAGTTACAAATGGAGAGGTATTTTTAGATAATTTAGGAGAATTTACAAAAATTCGTGAGCAACTTTTAAATTATTATCCTGAGGCAATAAGACAAAATAAAATAGCTACAAGACTTATGAATATTTCACAACACGGACAATATAACTATGTAAGATGTCTAAGAAGAAATGATTTAGTAGCTGCCAATCAATGCCTCTATCTTTTTGTTGATGAAGTGATACATCTAGTATTTTTATTAAATAGGAGATATAAAATTTTCTATAAATGGGCTAATAGAGCTTTATTAGATTTAAAAATTTTAGGAAATGAAATACATAAACTTTTAGAAGATATGGTATTTGCACAAAATAAAATACCTTATGTTAGAAAGATTTGTAAAGTTTTGGCAGATGAATTAAGAAATCAAAAATTAACTGATTGTAAAAGTGAATTTTTAGGAGATTTAGGAGTAGATATTCAAAAAAATATTAATGACAAATTTTTTAAAAATTATTCTCCTTGGTTGGACTGA
- a CDS encoding glycogen synthase, translated as MKVLFATGEAFPFIKTGGLGDVSYSLPKALVQKEKVDIRVILPKYSKISKDLLKDAKHLGHKEIWVAHHNEYVGIEEVELKGVIYYFVDNERYFKRANVYGEFDDCERFLFLCKAVVETMDITDFKPDIIHCNDWQTALIPIYLKERRIYDIKTIFTIHNLRFQGFFFNNVIEDLLEIDRAKYFQEDGLKYYDMISFLKGGVVYSDYITTVSDSYAEEIKTPELGEGIHGLFQKYDYRLLGIVNGIDKSSYPLFKKSHKILKADLQKKLGLNIEEKTPLVAIITRLDRQKGLDYIVEKFDEMMSLGIQFVLLGTGEKRYEHFFAYQEYLHKGSVCSYIGFNQQLSTEIYAGADIFLMPSVFEPCGLSQMIAMRYGCIPVVRETGGLKDTVKPYNEYTGEGDGFGFRQANADDMIKTLRYAIKMYHRPNVWQEIIKNAKKRDNSWDKPAKRYKELYQRLIEG; from the coding sequence ATGAAAGTTCTTTTTGCAACAGGGGAAGCATTTCCTTTTATAAAAACAGGTGGCTTAGGAGATGTTTCGTATTCTCTACCAAAAGCCTTAGTACAAAAAGAAAAAGTAGATATTAGAGTTATTTTACCTAAGTATAGCAAAATTTCAAAAGATTTATTAAAAGATGCTAAACACTTAGGTCACAAAGAAATTTGGGTTGCACATCATAATGAGTATGTTGGAATTGAAGAAGTTGAATTAAAAGGAGTTATTTACTATTTTGTAGATAATGAAAGATATTTTAAAAGGGCTAATGTTTATGGTGAATTTGATGACTGTGAAAGATTTTTATTTTTATGTAAAGCAGTCGTTGAAACTATGGATATTACAGATTTTAAACCTGATATTATTCATTGTAATGACTGGCAAACTGCTCTTATACCAATATATTTAAAAGAAAGAAGAATTTATGATATAAAAACTATTTTTACTATTCATAACCTTAGATTTCAAGGATTTTTCTTTAATAATGTTATAGAAGATTTATTGGAAATTGATAGAGCAAAATATTTCCAAGAAGATGGTTTAAAATATTATGATATGATTTCTTTTTTAAAGGGTGGAGTTGTTTACTCTGATTATATTACAACAGTAAGTGATAGTTATGCAGAAGAAATAAAAACACCAGAACTTGGTGAGGGTATACATGGACTATTTCAAAAATATGACTATAGATTATTAGGTATAGTCAATGGAATAGATAAGTCTTCATATCCATTGTTTAAAAAATCTCATAAAATATTAAAAGCCGATTTACAAAAAAAATTAGGTTTAAATATTGAAGAAAAAACCCCTTTGGTTGCTATTATAACTCGTTTAGATAGACAAAAAGGATTAGACTATATTGTTGAGAAATTTGATGAAATGATGAGCTTAGGTATACAATTTGTTCTTTTAGGAACAGGTGAAAAACGCTATGAACATTTCTTTGCTTATCAAGAATATTTACATAAAGGTAGCGTATGTTCATATATTGGTTTTAATCAACAACTATCTACTGAAATTTATGCAGGAGCAGATATATTTTTAATGCCATCAGTTTTTGAACCTTGTGGACTTTCTCAAATGATAGCAATGAGATATGGTTGTATACCTGTTGTCAGAGAAACAGGAGGTTTAAAAGATACTGTAAAACCATATAATGAGTATACAGGTGAAGGAGATGGCTTTGGTTTTAGACAAGCTAATGCTGATGATATGATAAAAACTTTAAGATATGCTATTAAAATGTATCATAGACCTAATGTGTGGCAAGAAATTATTAAAAATGCTAAGAAAAGAGATAACTCTTGGGATAAACCTGCCAAGAGATATAAAGAATTGTATCAAAGATTGATAGAGGGATAA
- a CDS encoding DUF4125 family protein yields the protein MEKEKLIEEILEKEWTYFSKLNNIGGRADCQDNREDFIIMRKSQWETFNEETLLSYLEDLNSKNNPLFQKYGQMMKYNSPQEYEKVKDILENPSKNKITLIEKIMSIYMEWEKEFFKKYPIFSSMGRSLYSTEDDNIETSIETYLRGELLSYSEKTLELYLKYIIEMKEKNINLAIKNMDNLANMQGFKNSDEVEEYYKNLQKN from the coding sequence ATGGAAAAAGAAAAATTAATTGAAGAAATATTAGAAAAAGAATGGACATATTTTTCAAAACTTAATAATATAGGTGGTAGAGCAGATTGTCAAGATAATAGAGAAGACTTCATCATAATGAGAAAATCTCAATGGGAAACTTTTAATGAAGAAACTCTTTTATCTTACTTAGAAGATTTAAATTCAAAAAATAATCCTTTATTTCAAAAATATGGGCAGATGATGAAATATAATTCTCCACAAGAATATGAGAAAGTAAAAGATATTTTAGAAAATCCAAGTAAAAATAAAATAACTTTAATAGAAAAAATTATGTCTATTTATATGGAGTGGGAAAAAGAATTTTTCAAAAAATATCCAATATTTTCGTCTATGGGCAGATCTTTGTACTCAACAGAAGATGATAATATTGAAACTTCAATAGAAACATACTTGAGAGGAGAGCTTCTATCTTATTCAGAAAAAACTTTGGAGCTTTATTTGAAATACATTATTGAAATGAAAGAAAAAAATATAAATCTTGCTATTAAAAATATGGATAATTTAGCTAATATGCAAGGTTTTAAAAATTCAGATGAAGTTGAAGAATATTATAAGAATTTACAGAAAAATTAA
- a CDS encoding glucose-1-phosphate adenylyltransferase produces MKKKRIIAMILAGGQGTRLKELTEDLAKPAVAFGGKYRIIDFTLTNCSNSGIDTVGVLTQYEPRILNNHIGRGSPWDLDRMDGGVTVLQPHTRKNDEKGWYKGTANAIYQNIKFIEEYDPEYVLILSGDHIYKMNYDKMLQFHIQKEADVTIGVFKVPLKDAPSFGIMNTNDDMSIYEFEEKPKEPKSDLASMGIYIFNWDLLKKYLDEDEKNPNSDNDFGKNIIPNMLNDGRKLFAYPFKGYWRDVGTIQSFWDAHMDLLSEDNELDLFDKSWRVNTRQGIYTPSYFEKGSKVQNTIIDKGCLIEGEIKHSVIFSGVKVGKNTKIIDSIIMADTEIGNNVTIRKAIIANNVKIADNINIGDGEKIAVVGEKKIIDSQSLVK; encoded by the coding sequence ATGAAGAAAAAAAGAATTATTGCTATGATACTAGCAGGAGGACAAGGAACTCGTCTAAAAGAATTAACAGAGGATTTAGCAAAACCTGCTGTGGCTTTTGGAGGCAAGTATCGAATAATTGATTTTACTTTAACAAATTGCTCTAATTCTGGAATAGATACTGTTGGTGTGTTAACTCAATATGAACCACGCATATTGAATAATCACATTGGACGAGGTTCTCCTTGGGATTTAGATAGAATGGATGGAGGGGTTACTGTTCTTCAACCTCATACAAGAAAAAATGATGAAAAAGGCTGGTATAAAGGGACTGCAAATGCTATCTATCAAAATATTAAATTTATAGAAGAATATGATCCAGAATATGTTTTGATTTTATCAGGAGATCATATTTATAAAATGAATTATGATAAGATGTTACAATTTCATATTCAAAAAGAGGCTGATGTTACAATAGGTGTTTTTAAAGTCCCTTTAAAAGATGCTCCAAGTTTTGGTATTATGAATACAAATGATGATATGTCTATCTATGAATTTGAAGAAAAACCAAAAGAGCCAAAAAGTGATTTAGCTTCAATGGGTATATATATTTTTAATTGGGACTTATTAAAAAAATATTTAGATGAAGATGAAAAAAATCCCAATTCAGATAACGATTTTGGAAAAAATATAATTCCAAATATGTTAAATGATGGTAGAAAATTATTTGCTTATCCTTTTAAAGGCTATTGGAGAGATGTTGGAACTATACAAAGTTTTTGGGATGCTCATATGGACTTATTATCAGAAGACAATGAGCTTGACTTATTTGATAAATCATGGCGAGTAAATACAAGACAGGGTATATATACACCTTCATATTTTGAAAAAGGTTCTAAGGTCCAAAATACAATAATAGATAAAGGTTGCCTTATAGAAGGAGAAATAAAACATTCAGTTATATTCTCTGGTGTAAAAGTAGGAAAAAATACTAAAATTATTGACTCTATAATCATGGCAGATACTGAAATTGGTAATAATGTAACTATACGAAAAGCTATAATAGCAAATAATGTGAAAATAGCTGATAATATAAATATTGGTGATGGTGAAAAAATTGCAGTTGTAGGAGAGAAAAAAATTATAGACAGTCAATCATTAGTAAAATAG